One Panicum virgatum strain AP13 chromosome 9K, P.virgatum_v5, whole genome shotgun sequence genomic region harbors:
- the LOC120650789 gene encoding exportin-4-like isoform X1: MQGFPGGALDPQQLQATMVAIEQACSLIQLHMNPSEAEKVISSLHSSLMPYQACRFILETSQMPNARFQAAGAIGDAAIREWGILTDDNKRCLILFCLSYVMEHANSPDGYVQSKVSAVAARLLKRGWVEFSDQEKAAIFFEVEQSIRGIHGPNRQFAAINFLETLVSEFSPSTASAMGLPKEFHEQCECSLELHFLKDFYCWAQSAVFNTADKILNSNGTIPEERACSAALRLMFQILSWNFKHTVEHESSDAKINSGLRIDTINLKKFERSLVKPGSMWRDILISSGHATWVLNFYTTLRQKYSYDTLWGDSPIAVSCRQLIVQLCSLAGSVFPNDNGDAQIKHLMMILSAVVLWIEPPDVIAASIRNGGSESEFIDGCHALLSMASLTTGSLFDNLLKSIRHYGTINLLSALTSEAVKYVLDSQSEEETWGVDSLDILLETWNVILGDVDADKSPISVDGALAASSLFKIIVESHLKAAADSAFEDTDDTEYFHVSVSKRDEQLALYALIARAAPDTTIPFLAQLFSERFARLHQRNGESDPTQTLEELYWLLLVTSHVLTDSGEGETLLIPEALQAGLPNVIEAAQHPVVALSWSIINFSRQCLDPGIRAKYFSPRLMEAVIWFLARWVATYLVPLDVSRGQVSRGEIDSIGTNGSQHSRKLLNSFAWENNQGELVLDFVVLISMLALTAYQGENELQTLTCQKLLSTVVRRKHTCAYLVQLDSWRDLTRAFASGRSLLSLSGRLQRSLAETLACAASCIKDPEASAQYLRDLMGPIAGCLVENASRSDLKSVAQQADVIYMVCCLLERLRGAARAAQPRTQKVLFEMGRTVMNPLLTLLEVYKNQSTVVYMILKFVVDFVDGQAVFLDTKETSALVSFCLRLLQIYSSHNIGRVMLSLSSSLRNESQAEKYKDLRALLRLLTNICSKDLVGFLSDCNGEGSPDIAEVIYVGLDIVTPLISLDLLKYPKLSRDYFVLMSHLLEVYPEKVAHLNRDAFARIIGSLDFGLHNQDTDVVERCLTAVNALASYHFKERLGGRGLNSQLMESEGSGGKVQESISSHFLRILLQILLFEDFRLELAGHAADALLPLLFCEQELYQRLVHELLEKQQNPTVKSRLATAFHNLTSSNNLSSSLDRQNRQRFRKNLLSFLVDVSSFMQIK; encoded by the exons atgcaggGCTTCCCCGGCGGCGCCCTCGATCCGCAGCAGCTCCAGGCCACCATGGTCGCCATCGAGCAGGCCTGCTCCCTCATCCAG CTACACATGAATCCATCTGAAGCGGAAAAAGTGATAAGTTCACTGCATTCGTCTCTGATGCCTTATCAAGCATGCAGATTCATTCTTG AGACATCGCAAATGCCTAATGCAAGATTCCAAGCTGCTGGTGCAATTGGTGATGCTGCAATAAGGGAGTGGGGAATCCTTACAGATGACAACAAAAGATGCTTAATACT ATTCTGCTTGAGCTATGTTATGGAGCATGCAAATTCCCCTGATGGCTATGTGCAATCGAAAGTTTCTGCTGTGGCAGCTAGATTACTGAAAAGAGGCTG GGTTGAGTTTTCGGACCAAGAGAAAGCTGCTATCTTCTTTGAG GTTGAGCAATCCATCCGGGGTATCCATGGGCCTAATCGACAGTTTGCTGCGATCAATTTCTTGGAAACCTTG GTTTCAGAGTTTTCCCCTTCAACTGCTTCTGCTATGGGCCTGCCTAAGGAATTTCACGAGCAATGTGAATGTTCACTTGAACTGCACTTTTTGAAG GATTTTTATTGCTGGGCACAATCTGCTGTATTCAATACTGCGGATAAAAtcttgaattcaaatggaactATACCCGAGGAGAGAGCATGTTCAGCGGCGTTGCGCCTGATGTTTCAGATATTAAGCTGGAACTTCAAGCATACAGTTGAGCATGAGAGTTCAGATGCAAAGATAAATTCTGGCTTGAGGATTGATACCATAAATCTGAAGAAGTTTGAACGTTCGTTGGTGAAG CCAGGGTCTATGTGGAGAGATATTCTAATATCAAGTGGACACGCTACCTGGGTTTTGAACTTCTACACGACCTTGCGCCAGAAGTACTCATATGATACACTATGGGGTGATTCTCCTATTGCTGTCTCTTGCAGACAGCTTATAGTGCAGTTATGCTCCCTGGCAGGCTCTGTGTTTCCTAATG ACAATGGAGATGCACAGATTAAACACCTTATGATGATATTATCAGCTGTTGTTCTATGGATTGAGCCTCCTGATGTAATTGCAGCATCAATCCGAAATGGAGGAAGTGAAAG TGAGTTTATAGACGGTTGCCATGCTCTGCTTTCAATGGCGTCTTTGACTACTGGCTCACTTTTTGACAACCTCCTAAAATCAATAAG GCACTACGGCACAATTAATCTGCTTTCTGCTTTGACATCAGAAGCTGTCAAGTACGTTCTCGATAGCCAGAGCGAAGAGGAAACCTGGGGTGTAGATTCTCTTGATATTTTGTTAGAGACATGGAATGTTATTCTGGGG GATGTCGATGCCGATAAAAGTCCTATCTCAGTTGATGGAGCGCTTGCAGCTTCAAGTTTGTTTAAGATTATTGTTGAGTCACACTTGAAGG CTGCTGCTGATTCTGCATTCGAGGATACCGATGATACTGAATACTTTCATGTTTCTGTTTCAA AGCGTGATGAGCAGTTGGCCTTGTATGCTCTGATTGCACGTGCTGCTCCAGACACTACTATTCCATTTCTTGCACAATTATTCTCGGAACGATTCGCACGGCTACACCAG AGAAATGGTGAAAGTGATCCTACTCAAACACTGGAAGAGCTCTATTGGCTGTTGTTGGTTACCAGTCATGTCCTAACTGATTCAGGCGAAGGAGAAACACTGCTC ATTCCTGAAGCATTACAGGCTGGACTTCCCAACGTGATTGAAGCAGCACAACATCCTGTGGTTGCACTCTCCTG GTCTATAATAAATTTTTCCAGGCAGTGTCTAGATCCAGGAATTAGAGCAAAATACTTCAGTCCACGATTAATGGAG GCTGTAATTTGGTTCTTGGCCAGATGGGTTGCAACCTATTTAGTACCACTTGATGTGAGTAGAGGGCAAGTAAGCAGAGGAGAAATTGATAGTATTGGTACAAATGGATCCCAGCATTCTAGAAAACTGCTAAACAGTTTTGCTTGGGAGAATAACCAAGGAGAGCTTGTTCTTGATTTTGTTGTTCTCATTTCAATGTTAGCACTTACTGCATATCAGGGAGAAAATGAGTTGCAG ACTCTGACATGCCAGAAGTTACTTTCTACGGTTGTTCGCCGGAAGCACACATGTGCTTATCTTGTTCAATTG GATTCATGGCGTGATCTTACAAGAGCTTTTGCAAGTGGACGCTCTTTGCTTTCATTGAGTGGACGTTTACAA AGGTCGCTAGCAGAAACACTTGCCTGTGCAGCTTCCTGCATCAAAGATCCTGAAGCATCTGCACA GTACCTGAGGGATCTCATGGGACCAATTGCAGGGTGCCTAGTAGAAAATGCTAGTAGGAGTGATCTCAAATCTGTGGCACAACAAGCAGATGTTATTTACATG GTCTGTTGTCTATTGGAACGACTAAGAGGAGCTGCTAGGGCTGCTCAACCTCGCACTCAAAAAGTTCTATTTGAGATGGGTCGTACTGTGATGAATCCACTCTTGACTCTTCTGGAGGTCTACAAAAATCAG TCTACAGTCGTATACATGATACTCAAGTTTGTGGTTGACTTTGTTGATGGTCAAGCTGTATTCTTGGATACTAAAGAAACATCAGCTTTGGTGAGCTTCTGCCTACGACTGCTCCAGATATACTCCTCGCATAACATTGGGAGG GTGATGCTCTCGCTTTCTTCAAGTCTGCGTAATGAGTCGCAAGCAGAAAAATACAAGGATTTGCGTGCTTTGCTTCGTCTTCTTACAAATATATGCTCAAAGGACTTG GTTGGCTTTCTGTCTGATTGCAATGGTGAAGGTTCGCCAGATATTGCAGAG GTTATCTATGTCGGTCTTGATATTGTGACTCCCTTGATATCTTTGGACCTTCTGAAATACCCTAAACTCAGTCGTGAT TATTTCGTGCTTATGTCACACTTGTTGGAAGTATACCCAGAAAAGGTTGCTCACTTAAATAGGGATGCTTTTGCAAGGATTATTGGAAGTCTTGACTTTGGGCTCCATAATCAG GATACCGATGTTGTTGAGAGGTGCCTGACAGCAGTAAATGCTCTGGCTTCATACCATTTCAAAGAAAGGCTGGGAGGCAGAGGACTGAACTCACAGCTTATGGAATCTGAAGGATCAGGTGGCAAAGTGCAGGAAAGCATTTCAAGTCACTTC